Within Deinococcus wulumuqiensis R12, the genomic segment AACGCGGCGGCGTCGGAATTGCGGGCGAACGCGGCGCGGGTGGAGCAGGAACGCCACGAAGCCCAGCAGCTCCAGAACAACATCGGCCAGTTTCTCGACGTCACCATGGACATCGCCGAAGGTGACCTCACCAAGCGCGGCAAGGTCACCGAGGACGTCCTCGGCAACGTCGTCGACTCCATCAACCTCATGACCGAGGAACTCGCCGCCACCCTGCGCCAGGTTCAGGACGCCTCCGCCTCCGTGTCCGGAGGCTCCCGGCAGATGCTGGGCACCACCGAAGCGATTCAGCAGGGCGCGCAGCTGACGGCGAGCGAGGCGCAGCGGGTGGCCGAGCAGGTGAGGCTGATCACGGCGACGATTCGGGAGATGGCGCACAACGCGCAGACCTCGGCGCAGACGGCGCGTGAAGCGCTGCTGGCGTCGCAGCAGGGCCAGGAAGCGCTGCAGGAGACGCTGGGGGGAATGCAGAACATCCGGCGGGAAGTGCAGCAGGTGTCGCGGCGCATCAAGACCCTGGGGGACCGCTCCCTCGAAATTCAGGAAATCGTCGATACCATCTCCCAGATCGCCCGGCGCACCAACCTGCTGGCGCTCAACGCCTCGGTAGAAGCGGCGGGGGCCGGCGACGTGGGCGGACGCTTCGGGGCGGTGGCCGATGAAATCCGTCAGCTCGCCGCCACGTCCGCGCAGGCGACGACGCGCATTGCGGGGCTGATCCGGAGCGTGCAGGCGGAGGTGCAGGACGTGATCGTGGGGGCCGAGGAAGGCACGCGCGAAGTGGAGCAGGGCTACCGCATCGCGGGCAGCGCCGGGCAGCGCCTTCAGGACATCGGCCAGCTCACCGAGCGCTCGGCGCAGCTCGCCGAGCAGATCGCCGCCTCCACCCAGGCGCAGGTGAGCAGCGTGGAACAGGTGAACGCGGCGGTGCAGCAGATTGCCGAAGTCGCGCAGCGTTCGGAGAGTGCAGTGGAACAGGGCCGGAGTGCCGCGCAGCGCCTCGAGGACCTCGCCCAGCAGCTCAACGCTTCCCTCGCCCGCTTCCGTCTGCCGGGCTGAGGAAAGAGGTTCCGGTCCTTTTCCGGAATCTCGCCACCTCCAGTGCAGCGTCCCTGAGTCCCGGCCGTAAGAAGCATGAAACGAACGACAAGGTAACGTAATGAACATGCCCCACAGGGAACTGCTTGAGAGCTTCATAGAGGAGGCCGCCGAGGTCCTGAGCGGCCTGGAACACGGGGTCGCCGGACTGCGGCTGCTGAGCGGGCCGTCCCTGGAGGCTTCCCCCACACCGAGCACCCACGCACCGAACACCCACATATCCACAACAGCCGAGCGCCTGAACGACCTGAGCATCCTGGCCCACCGTCTGCGCGGCAGCGCCGCCCTGTACGGCTACGTGCAGCTTTCCACCCTGGCTTCGTTGCAGGAGCGGCTGCTCGGCACCCGCCCGCAGCTCAGCGGCGAGCAGCACCAGGAGTTCCTGAGCCTGCTCGAACAGGTCAACGTGACGCTGCGCCAGGGCCTGAGCCGCCTGCAGGCCGGGGGCAACGACCACGACCTGGGCCTGCTCTTTGCCCGCTCGGGTGGGGCCACCACGCTGCAACGCCTCCTGCAGCAGCGTCCCGACGCCTTTCAGATGCGGGCCTCGCGCCTGCACCACGCCACGCCGCCGGGCGAGGACGACCCCGAACAGGCCGCAGGGCTTTCCGGGGCCGAACCCGCGGTGGACCGGCAGGTTCAGGTGTTCGCGCGCGAGAACGCCGAGGTCTGGGAGTACTTCGCGCCCGAAGTGCACGAGCACCTCGCCAGCCTGCGCGAGCAGCTCGGGCGCGGTGAAGATGCCGACCTGCAGGTGATGTTCCGCGCCGCCCACACCATCAAGGGCAGCGCGTACATGGTGGGCCTGCCGCCACTGGGCGACTTTGCCCACAGCCTCGAAGACCTGCTCGGCGCCGCCCGCGAGGGAGCGGTGGGCCTGAGCAGCGACGTGCGCCACCTGCTCGCCGAGGCCACCGACACCATCGGCGACCTGCTGACCGTGGGCGGCGGCGCACCGGGCGCGGCCCTGCCCGCACAGCTTGCCAGCGTTGCGGCGCGGCTGCGCTTGGCCCACAGCGGCGAGCCGGCGCCCGCACCGCTTGCTGCCCCGAACCGGAGCGCGACGGCTCAGGACATGGTGGGCCAGGCGTCAGGAAATCAGGCGTCAGGAAACCAGCCCCAGGCCGCCGCGACCAGCATCCGTGTGCCCGCCGCACGCCTCGAAGGGCTGATGGAGCAGCTCGGCGAACTCGTGACCGCCCGCGCCCGCATGACGCGGCTTCTGACCCGCCTCGACGAGTTGCAGGGCAGCATGACCGCCAGCCAGGAGCGGTTTCAGCGCACCGTGCGCGACTTCGAGGAGCGTTACCTCAACCCCGACATGGTGCGCACCGAGGGTGCTGCTCTCAGCAGTTCTCCGATGGGGGGCCTGGACTTCTCGCAGCAGTTCGCCGAACTGGAATTCGACACCTACAACGACCTGAACATCCTCTCGCGCTCCATCACCGAGCTGTCGGCCGACTTCGCCGAGGTTCGCCGCCGCCTGAGCGACACTGCGACCGAGCTGTCCGAGGAAAACGAGCAGCTCGGCAAACTGGTGCGCCGCCTGCGCCTCGACGTGAACCAGACCAGCCGCGTGGCCTTTTCGCAGGCCACCGCCCGACTGCGGCGCTGGGTGCGGGAGCAGCAGGCCGAGCTGACCCTGCAGGTGGAGGGCGAAGACGTGCAGATCGAGAGCGGCATTCTGCAGCGCATCAGCGACCCGCTGCTGCACCTGTTGACCAACGCCGCCCACCACGGTCTGTCGGGCGAAAGTGAAGATGGCCGCCGCGCCGCCGGGAAGCCCCCGCAAGGCACCGTCTGGATTCGCGCCGCCGAACAGGGCAACTTTCTGGAAGTCACGGTGGCCGACGACGGACAGGGCCTGGACTACGCCCGGATTCGTGAGCGGGCGCTGGAGCGCGGGCTGCGCTCGGCACAGGAACTCGACGCCCTGAGTCAGGAGCAACTGGGCCGCCTGGTGCTGCTGCCCGGCTTTTCCACCGCCCGCGAGGTCGGCCACGTGGCCGGGCGCGGGGTGGGGCTGGACGTGGTCGCCACGGCGGTCCGTCAGCTCGGCGGCGAACTGCTCATCAGCTCGGAGCGCGGCGTGGGCACGGCCTTTACCCTGCGCCTGCCCACCACGCAGCGCATCATGGACGTGCTGCACATCGACCTGGGGGGAGGCCACCGCGCCGCGCTGCCGGTGGGCAGCATCCGCTCTCTGCGCGACGTGCCGGTCAGTGAACTGCGCCGCGACGCCGGTGGGTCATGGCTCGATTTCGGCGGCGAGTCGGTGCCGGTGGTGGACGCCCGGCCCCTGTGGGGGCAAACGCCGGACCCCGCCGACCCCGAAGCGCGGCTGGTGGTGGCATCGAGCATTTCCACCCTGATCGCGGTGCGGGTCCACGACTTCGGCGAGATCGAGGAAGTCGCCGTGACCGCGCCCGGCGGCCTGCTGGCGCCGCTCGACCACCTCGCGGGCATGGCGGTGTCGGGCAGTGGGCAGGTGCTGGCGATTCTCGACCCCGCCGGCGTGCTGCGCCTGAGCCGCCGCCCCGAAGCCTGGCTGGGCCAGACCCACGCCCCGGCCCAGGCGAGTGCCAAGCGGCGCCTGCTGCTGGTCGACGACTCGCTGAGTGTGCGCCGACTGGTGGGGCGGATGCTCGAACGCGGCGGCTACCAGGTGGTCACGGCGAGCGACGGCCAGGAAGCGCTCGACCTGCTGCAACAGGACGCCGACTTCGGCGCGGTGGTCACCGACCTGGAAATGCCCCGCGTCAACGGCTACGAACTGCTCGCCGCGGTCCGCGCCCGCCCGGAAACCGCCGGCCTGCCCCTGCTGGTCATGACCACCCGCGCCGGGGAAAAGCACCAGCGGCTGGCGTTTCAGCTCGGTGCCGACGACTACTTCACCAAGCCGGTCAACGAGGCGCTGCTGCTGCGCCGCCTGAGTACCCTGCGACGTTCCCAGCCAGAGGTGAGCGCGTGACCGCCACTCCACGTCCCGAACTGGTGTCGGCGCTGCCGATTCTGACCATCCTGAACGACCCGGGCCGGGCGGCGATGTACCGTCACCTCGCCGCCGAAGCGGGGGTGCCCACTGTCGAGGCCGAGGGCGCCCTGCACGCCCTGACGCAGCTCGAGCGCACGCCGGTGGCCGCCATCATCTGTGACGCCGAGATGGAAGACATGAGTGGTGAGGACTTCCGCGAAGTGGTGAGCGCCGAGGAACACTCGCGCGGCGTGCCGGTGTACGTGCTCTCGCCGGTGCCCGGGTCCGGCACCCCGGCCCGGAGTGCGGCGGCCTTGCCCACCGGGCCGCAACTGCTCAGCGAGGTGCTGACCGAACTGGGCCTGCCCCCTGGCCGACTGCCGGTGCCGCTGCGGGCGGGGGCGCAGCCACACCTGCACGGCGACCTGTCGCAGTTCAGCCTCCCCGAATTCCTGAACTGGGTGGCCGAGATGCGCTTTTCCGGGCACTGGCTGGTCACGGTCAGCAGTCGTCAGGGCGCGTCCCACCCGCTGACCGGGCACCTGGTGATGCGTGAGGGCGACCTCGTCTACGCCGAGTGCGGCGGGCACACCGGCAAGGCGGCGGTCTTTGCCCTGCTGAGCGCCATCGAGGAATACCACGACGCGATTTTTCACTTCTACCGCACCGACGCGCCCGGCGACGTGCGCTCGGCGGACCTGCACAGCACCACGTCCCGGCTGCTGATCGAACTCGCGGTGGAACTCGATCATCAGGCCGCCGGACACAGCCCTCACTGACTTCACTGAGCCGCGACCCGCTTCTCTTCCTGCATTCTTCTGCCCACTGGAGCCTTTTTCATGCCTGATATCCTTATCGTCGACGACAGCATCAGCGTGCGCAAAGCGCTGGAAATCACCCTTCGCAACCACAGTATTTCCAGCGCCAGCGCCGTGAGCGCCGAACACGCCCTGGAACAGCTCGCGCAGGACCCCGGCGCCTACGACCTGCTGATGATCGACGTGATCATGCCGGACAAAAGCGGCGTGGAACTGTGCGAGCAGCTCAGGGCCGACCCGCGTTACGCCGCGCTGCCGGTGATTCTGATGACCGGCAACGTGGACGACGAGGTCAAGGCGCAGGCCCAGCAGGTCGGCGCCGAGGGCCTGCTCAAAAAGCCCTTCCGCTCCGAGGAACTGATTCCGCTGGTGCAGGCCACGCTGACAGGCGCCCGGGCAGGCCGACAGCGCGCGGCGCCCCCCGAAGAAGAAGGCAAACTGGGCAAAGAAGCCCTCACCGCACTTTCGGACCTGCTCCAGACCTACGAGGACCACCCCCGCGTGCGCGACGTGGTGATGCTCGACCGCCAGGGCCAGCCGCTGCGTCAGACCGGCAACGTGCTGCCCGAGAACATTCAGATGTTCGCCCGTTTTTTCACCAACACGGCGGGCGTGCTCGGTCAGCAGATGCTCGGTGAGGACATTCAGGACGTGACCATCCGCTACGGCGGGCACGAGATGGTGATTCACAACCTGCCCGAACATTTCGTGGTGGTCCTGATGGGTGAGGCGAGGCCCGGGCTTCAGGCGTGAACCTGCGCGGCGGTCAGCGTCCCTCGCCCGGCAACCAGCCCCACGCCACGCCCTGCTTCCCGAGCAGGCCCGAAAGCCGCTCGACCTCGGCGCGGCGCTCGCCGCCCACCACGTCGCGGATGAGCACCCGCTCGACCCGGCCCGGCCACGCCTGAACGAACGCCGCATAGAGTTCCGGGTCGTGCTCGCCGCTGTCCCCGATGAGGGTGAAGGCCGCGCCGGTCTGCCGGGCGAGGGCATCGAGCGCCTGCCGCTTGTGCCGGGGGCCGGGCACGCCGGGAAAGTCGCGCAGCAGCAGCGGCCCGGCGGGAAGCCCGTGCTTGCCGAGCAGCTCACGCAGGGGCGCGGCCAGCCCCTCTGGACTGTTGCTGAGGTACACCACCGGCCCCCGCGCCGCCTGCGCCCGGAGCAACTCGGGGGCGCCGGGAAACACCGGGCGGGTCAACGCGTTTTGCCGCAGGACCCGCGCCGCGCCGCCCTGCCGGACGCCGGTCACGATGACCGTGTCGTCGAGGTCGGTCACGGTCAGGTGCCGGGCCGTGTCCAGATGCCAGTCGGGCGCCGTCTGCGCGGTGGCCCCCGGCACCTCCACCCGCACCGCCCCGGCCCCCGGCGGCACGGTGCAGGTGGCGCGGCCCCGGTCGTCGGTCCAGGTGCCGACCGCCTCTCCCCTGTCCGGCGTGCAGCGCACCGGCACCCCGGCCAGCGGGTTGGGCAGCAGGGACGAGAGGGTGCGCAGCACGTTCACTGCCGCGCTGTCCTGGGGGTGGGCCGGACGCGCGGTCCAGGGGTCGTCTTCCGCCACGCGCACCTCCACCCGGCCCGGCTGCGGGTGCTCCAGCACCGTGAGCTGCGCGGCACTGGCAGGCGCAGAGAGCAGCGCGAGGGCGGTGAGGGTCGGCGTACAGGCGACTCGGCGGATCACGCGTGGCAAGATAGCGGTCCCTTCCGCTCTAGTCCCTTTCCACTCTCCCGCCCCCCGCACCGCTAGATTGACCGCATGAAGTACGTCTCCACCCGCAGCCAGACCGACCTCGGCACCTTCTGTGACGTGCTGCTTTCCGGCCTCGCGCCCGACGGGGGGCTGGCGATGCCCACTTCCATCCCGGTCTTCAGCTCGGCGCAGCTCGCGGCCCTGCGCGGCCTGAGTTATCCCGACCTCGCCTACGCGGTGATGCGGCCCTTCATTTCCGATATTCCCGAAGCCGACCTGCGGGCGCTGCTGCACGCGACCTACCGCGCCGAGGTGTTCGGCAGCGAGGACATCACGCCGCTCACGCCCCTGAAAGAGTCGGGCCTCTACCTGCTCGAACTCTCCAACGGCCCCAGCCTCGCGTTCAAGGACATGGCGATGCAGTTTCTGGGGCACGCCTTCGAGTACGTGCTGGAAAAGCGTGACCAGCACGTCAACATCCTGGGGGCGACTTCGGGGGACACCGGCAGCGCCGCCGAGTACGCCATGCTCGGCAAGGCGCGGGTCAACGTGTTCATGCTTTCCCCGCACGGGCGCATGAGTGCCTTTCAGCAGGCGCAGATGTACAGCCTGAACGAGCCGAACATCTTCAATATCGCCGTCGAGGGCGTATTCGACGACTGCCAGGACCTCGTCAAGGAGGTCAACGCCGACGCCGGGTTCAAGGCGCGGTACCACATCGGCGCCGTCAACTCCATCAACTGGGGGCGGGTGCTCGCGCAGGCGGTGTACTACTTCCGGGCCTATTTCGCGCTGGGACTGCCGGACGGGAGCGAGGCCGATTTCTGCGTGCCCAGCGGCAACTTCGGCAACGTGTTCGCCGGATACCTCGCCAAACAGATGGGCCTGCCGGTCGGCCAGCTGGTCGTCGCCAGCAACGAAAACGACGTGCTGCACGAATTTTTCACCACCGGCACTTACCACGTGCGCCCAGCGGCGCGGGTGGCGGTCACGTCCAGCCCCAGCATGGACATCGGCAAGGCGAGCAACTTTGAGCGTTACCTGTATCTGGTCGCCGGTTCGGACGCGGTGCAGACGGCAGGCTGGTGGGAGGAGGTCGGCGCCGGGCGCCCGGTGGACCTGCAAGGCACCCCGCACTGGGCGGCAATCGAGGACAGCGGCTTTCGCGCGGGCCGCAGCACGCACGCCGACCGCCTGGCAACCATCCGGCGCGTGGACGAGCAGTTTGGCCGCCTGATCGACCCCCACACCGCCGACGGCGTGCTGGTCGGTCAGGGGTTCCAGCGCCCCGGCGTGCCGATGGTGTGTCTGGAAACCGCGCTGCCGGTCAAATTCGAGGAAACGGTGCGCGAGGCGGTGGGCCGCGCGCCCGAGCGTCCGGGGCGCTTTGCCGGAATCGAAACTCGTGAACGCTTCTGCGACGTGCTTCCCAACGACGTGGCGGCGCTCAAGGCGTACCTCGCCGACAAGCTCGACTGACGACAAGCTCAGCGGGCAGGGCCTCTATCGCGGGAGCGCACGGCAGCGCCGCGTCAGACTCCCTATGCTGCGGGGCATGTCCACTTCCTCCATGCTCGACGCCGTGGTGGTCGGCGCCGGTCCCAACGGCCTCGCGGCGGCGGTCACCCTGGCGCGGGCCGGGCTGCGGGTGCAGGTGCTCGAAGCCCATGAGCGCGTGGGCGGCGGCCTGAGCAGCGCCGCACTGACCTTGCCCGGCTTTACGCACGACGTGGGGTCGGCCATTCACCCGCTCGCCGCCGCCTCGCCCGCCTTCCGGCAGTGGCCGCTGCACGCGTTCGGGCTGCGCTGGATTCACCCGCCCGCGCCGCTGGGACAAACGCTGACAGGCGGCAGCGTCATGCTGGAGCGCGACCTGGAGCACACCGCCGCCGGTCTGGGTGCCGACGGCCCGGCCTGGACCCGGCTGTTCGCCCCGCTGCTGCAGGGCTGGGAAGGACTGCTGGACGACATTCTGCGGCCCCTGCCCCGCCTGCCGCGCCACCCCCTGACGCTCGCCCGCTTCGGGCTGCGGGCGCTGCCCCCCGCCGAAGTGCTGGGCCGGGCACTGTTTCGCACACCGGAGGCCCGCGCCCTGTGGAACGGCATCGCC encodes:
- a CDS encoding hybrid sensor histidine kinase/response regulator, encoding MPHRELLESFIEEAAEVLSGLEHGVAGLRLLSGPSLEASPTPSTHAPNTHISTTAERLNDLSILAHRLRGSAALYGYVQLSTLASLQERLLGTRPQLSGEQHQEFLSLLEQVNVTLRQGLSRLQAGGNDHDLGLLFARSGGATTLQRLLQQRPDAFQMRASRLHHATPPGEDDPEQAAGLSGAEPAVDRQVQVFARENAEVWEYFAPEVHEHLASLREQLGRGEDADLQVMFRAAHTIKGSAYMVGLPPLGDFAHSLEDLLGAAREGAVGLSSDVRHLLAEATDTIGDLLTVGGGAPGAALPAQLASVAARLRLAHSGEPAPAPLAAPNRSATAQDMVGQASGNQASGNQPQAAATSIRVPAARLEGLMEQLGELVTARARMTRLLTRLDELQGSMTASQERFQRTVRDFEERYLNPDMVRTEGAALSSSPMGGLDFSQQFAELEFDTYNDLNILSRSITELSADFAEVRRRLSDTATELSEENEQLGKLVRRLRLDVNQTSRVAFSQATARLRRWVREQQAELTLQVEGEDVQIESGILQRISDPLLHLLTNAAHHGLSGESEDGRRAAGKPPQGTVWIRAAEQGNFLEVTVADDGQGLDYARIRERALERGLRSAQELDALSQEQLGRLVLLPGFSTAREVGHVAGRGVGLDVVATAVRQLGGELLISSERGVGTAFTLRLPTTQRIMDVLHIDLGGGHRAALPVGSIRSLRDVPVSELRRDAGGSWLDFGGESVPVVDARPLWGQTPDPADPEARLVVASSISTLIAVRVHDFGEIEEVAVTAPGGLLAPLDHLAGMAVSGSGQVLAILDPAGVLRLSRRPEAWLGQTHAPAQASAKRRLLLVDDSLSVRRLVGRMLERGGYQVVTASDGQEALDLLQQDADFGAVVTDLEMPRVNGYELLAAVRARPETAGLPLLVMTTRAGEKHQRLAFQLGADDYFTKPVNEALLLRRLSTLRRSQPEVSA
- a CDS encoding response regulator, producing MTATPRPELVSALPILTILNDPGRAAMYRHLAAEAGVPTVEAEGALHALTQLERTPVAAIICDAEMEDMSGEDFREVVSAEEHSRGVPVYVLSPVPGSGTPARSAAALPTGPQLLSEVLTELGLPPGRLPVPLRAGAQPHLHGDLSQFSLPEFLNWVAEMRFSGHWLVTVSSRQGASHPLTGHLVMREGDLVYAECGGHTGKAAVFALLSAIEEYHDAIFHFYRTDAPGDVRSADLHSTTSRLLIELAVELDHQAAGHSPH
- a CDS encoding response regulator; its protein translation is MPDILIVDDSISVRKALEITLRNHSISSASAVSAEHALEQLAQDPGAYDLLMIDVIMPDKSGVELCEQLRADPRYAALPVILMTGNVDDEVKAQAQQVGAEGLLKKPFRSEELIPLVQATLTGARAGRQRAAPPEEEGKLGKEALTALSDLLQTYEDHPRVRDVVMLDRQGQPLRQTGNVLPENIQMFARFFTNTAGVLGQQMLGEDIQDVTIRYGGHEMVIHNLPEHFVVVLMGEARPGLQA
- a CDS encoding phosphatidate phosphatase App1 family protein is translated as MIRRVACTPTLTALALLSAPASAAQLTVLEHPQPGRVEVRVAEDDPWTARPAHPQDSAAVNVLRTLSSLLPNPLAGVPVRCTPDRGEAVGTWTDDRGRATCTVPPGAGAVRVEVPGATAQTAPDWHLDTARHLTVTDLDDTVIVTGVRQGGAARVLRQNALTRPVFPGAPELLRAQAARGPVVYLSNSPEGLAAPLRELLGKHGLPAGPLLLRDFPGVPGPRHKRQALDALARQTGAAFTLIGDSGEHDPELYAAFVQAWPGRVERVLIRDVVGGERRAEVERLSGLLGKQGVAWGWLPGEGR
- the thrC gene encoding threonine synthase; translation: MKYVSTRSQTDLGTFCDVLLSGLAPDGGLAMPTSIPVFSSAQLAALRGLSYPDLAYAVMRPFISDIPEADLRALLHATYRAEVFGSEDITPLTPLKESGLYLLELSNGPSLAFKDMAMQFLGHAFEYVLEKRDQHVNILGATSGDTGSAAEYAMLGKARVNVFMLSPHGRMSAFQQAQMYSLNEPNIFNIAVEGVFDDCQDLVKEVNADAGFKARYHIGAVNSINWGRVLAQAVYYFRAYFALGLPDGSEADFCVPSGNFGNVFAGYLAKQMGLPVGQLVVASNENDVLHEFFTTGTYHVRPAARVAVTSSPSMDIGKASNFERYLYLVAGSDAVQTAGWWEEVGAGRPVDLQGTPHWAAIEDSGFRAGRSTHADRLATIRRVDEQFGRLIDPHTADGVLVGQGFQRPGVPMVCLETALPVKFEETVREAVGRAPERPGRFAGIETRERFCDVLPNDVAALKAYLADKLD